The DNA window GACCGGCAGGGTTATCGCGTCGTCATCGAGCTGAAGCGCGACGCCAATGCTGAGGTCATCCTCAATCAGCTTTACCGCTACACGCCGCTGCAGACGTCCTTCGGCTGCAACATGGTAGCGCTGAACGGCGGCAAGCCGGAGCAGCTGACGCTGCTCGACATGCTGCGCGCCTTCGTCTCCTTCCGCGAGGATGTTGTTAGCCGGAGAACGAAATTCCTGCTGCGTAAGGCGCGCGAGCGCGCCCACGTTTTGGTCGGTCTTGCGATCGCCGTCGCCAACATCGACGAAGTCATCCGTGTCATCCGCCAGGCGCCCGATCCGCAGTCGGCGCGTGAGGAATTGATGACGCGCCGCTGGCCGGCTGAAGATGTCGAAAGCCTGATCCGTCTGATCGACGATCCCCGTCACCGCATCAACGAGGACCTCACCTACAACCTCTCGGAAGAGCAGGCGCGCGCTATTCTCGAGCTGCGCCTTGCCCGCCTGACCGCACTCGGTCGCGACGAAATTGGCGATGAACTCAATAAGATAGGCGAGGAAATTCGGGATTATCTCGATATTCTTTCCTCGCGCGTGCGCATCCAGACCATCGTCAAGGAAGAACTCGGCGCCGTCCGCGACGAGTTCGGCACGCCGCGCCGCACCGAGATCGTCGATGGCGGCCTTGAAATGGACGACGAGGATCTGATCGCCCGTGAGGACATGGTCGTCACCGTCTCGCATCTCGGCTATATCAAGCGCGTGCCGCTGGCCACCTACCGCGCGCAGCGCCGCGGCGGCAAAGGCCGCTCCGGCATGACGACACGCGACGAGGATTTTGTTAGCCGGCTATTCGTGGTAAACACCCATACGCCGGTCCTGTTCTTCTCCTCGCGCGGCATCGTCTATAAGGAGAAGGTCTGGCGTCTGCCGATCGGCACCCCGCAATCGCGCGGCAAGGCGCTGATCAACATGCTGCCACTCGAACCGGGCGAGCGCATCACCACCATCCTGCCTTTGCCCGAGGACGAGGCGAGCTGGGACAATCTCGACGTCATGTTTTCGACGACACGCGGAACGGTCCGTCGCAACAAGCTGTCGGACTTCGTCCAGGTCAACCGCAACGGCAAGATCGCCATGAAGCTCGAAGAGGAGGGTGATGAAATCCTCTCCGTAGAGACTTGCACCGATCGGGACGACGTTCTCCTGACCACGGCGCTCGGACAGTGCATCCGCTTCTCCGTTGACGACGTACGCGTCTTTGCCGGACGCAACTCGATCGGTGTGCGCGGCATCAATCTCGGCGAGGGCGACCGCATCATCTCGATGACGATCGTCGGCCATGTCGATGCCGAGCCATGGGAACGTGCCGCCTACCTCAAGCGCTCCGCCGCCGAACGCCGGGCGATAGGCGTTGATGAAGAGGACATTGCTCTCGTCGGCGAAGAGGTCACGGAAGAAGGGCAGCTTTCCGATGAGCGTTACGAAGAACTGAAGGCGCGCGAGCAATTCGTGCTCACCGTGTCCGAAAAGGGCTTCGGCAAGCGCTCCTCCTCCTACGACTTCCGCATATCCGGCCGTGGCGGTAAGGGCATCCGCGCCACCGATACGTCGAAAACGGGTGAGATCGGCGAACTTGTCGCAGCCTTCCCGGTCGATGACGGCGATCAGATCATGCTGGTCTCCGACGGCGGCCAGCTGATCCGAGTGCCGGTCGGCGGCATCCGCATCGCCAGCCGCGCCACAAAAGGCGTCACCATCTTCTCGACGGCCAAGGACGAGAAGGTCGTCTCGGTCGAGCGCATCAGCGAGCCGGAGGAGGATGACACCGAGGAGGCCGTCGATGCGGCCGAAAGCGCCGCCGGCACCGATGAGACGCCGGTCGTCGATGGCGATCCGGGCGGTTCTGCCGAGGAGTAATCGAATGAAAAGGGCGGCTTCGAGCCGCCCTTTTCTGTCAGAGCCTTGCCTCCGAACCGAAGCATTCCGTTGGCTCAAACGGGCTCAATGCCCAATAAAAAAGCCGGACGCTAAGAGCATCCGGCTTTGAAAGGCCCAGGCGGCGAAAGGGTGCCGCTCATGGGAGGGAAAGAGAGGAATGTCAGAACGCGCTATGCTTTTCGTTCAGCGCCTTCAACTCTTCGCCTTCGCGCCGCAGCGCTGAAATCGTCGAGGCCACGGACACTATGAACATGACGCTGATGAGGGCGGTGAGCACTGTCAAGATCGTGAACATAGGCATTCCTTTCCTGGGAGTTGCGTTCTCGCCCCTCAGTACTGACCCAGCACGGCCGTTCGGGCCGAAGCATAGGGGCCATAAACCTTGGAGGTATCGACCTTCTGATCATAAAGAGCGACAGTTGCGGTGAGCATGCCCGTGACCATGACCATCCAGAGCACGTTAATCATCGTAATCTTGCCGGGCATTTTTAGTCCTTCCTGCCGCGCCTTGACGCATTTCTGTGTCGGTTGAGTGAACGCATCCGTTTAAAAATGGTTCCGCCGGATGTTGAGCGGGTGTTTACCAATGGCGATCTGAAGCCTCCTTGAATGTCTCGTTCATCTGGCGTTCAGATTCGAAGCCCGGTTTTTTTCGCACAGGCGGCGTTGGGCGCGCACGATTGCTGAATGTTCGGCAAGCTCCGGCCGCACCCAGCTCACCTCGTGGCGATCGGCGAAATAGCCATAGACCATCTCGGCGGCGAGGGAGAAAACGACGGCAAGCGCAACGAGCACAATCAGCATGGATATGGTGTCTTTCGGGGGCGCCGGATGCAGGGAAGGCATCCGCTTGGTTGATGATCCGAGTTAAGCAGATCCCATCTGAAACGGCCTTGAATGGCATGTTCATCCGCTATTCAGCCAAGCGGCGCGGCCGGGGTAAATCACTTGCGGCAAGTCCGCATCCGTGACAAAAGGCGTCAAAACAACGGCCGGGCCAGATGACGACAGCTTTTTATCCTGGGTCCTTTGACCCGATCACCAACGGGCATGTGGATGTTCTGGTCCAGGCGCTGAACGTCGCCGAAGAAGTCATCGTCGCGATCGGCATCCATCCCGGCAAGGCGCCGCTCTTTTCGTTCGAAGAGAGAGCAGAGCTGATCCGCCTTTCGCTGGCCGAAGCATTGCCCGGAAAGAGCGGCAACATCACTGTCGTCGCCTTCGACAATCTGGTCGTCGATGCCGCCCGCGCCCATGGCGCCACGCTTCTGATACGCGGACTTCGGGACGGCACGGATCTCGACTACGAAATGCAGATGGCCGGCATGAACCGAACGATGGCCCCCGATATCCAGACCATCTTTTTGCCTGCCGGCACGGCTTCGCGGCCCATTACCGCCACATTGGTCCGCCAGATCGCAGCCATGGGCGGCGATGTCAGTGCTTTCGTGCCGGCCGCCGTCTTGCAAGCCCTCAAATCCAAGCGCAAAGCCTAGGCGGATAACGCCGCAACGGAGCTCACATGAAACTCTTCTATCTCGCATTTGCCGGCGTGCTGTATCTCGCCTCCTTCGCGGGGGATGCGTTGGCTCAATCGGCCGATCATTATCTCACCATTCAGCTGAAGAACGGCCCGGTGGTGATCCAGCTGATGCCGGATGTAGCACCAAAGCATGTCGACCAGATCGAGGCGCTCGCCAAGAAGGGCGAATATGACAACGTCGCTTTCCACCGCGTCATCGATGGCTTCATGGCCCAGACCGGCGACGTCAAATACGGCAATATGGAAAAGGGCTTCGATGCCAGCCTCGCCGGCACCGGCTCGTCCGACCTTCCGGACATTCCGGCTGAGTTCTCCAAGACCCCGTTCGTGCGCGGCACCGTCGGCATGGCGCGCTCTCAGGATCCGAATTCCGCCAATTCGCAGTTCTTCATCATGTTCGCAGACGGGTCCTTCCTCAACGGCCAGTACACCGTCGTCGGCAAGGTCGTTTCCGGCATGGAGAACGTCGACAAGATCAAGCGCGGCGAAGGCCAGAACGGCGAAGTCAAGAATCCCGACCGGATGATCAAGGTCACCCTGGGCAAAAAGTAGGTTACGAGAGAAAGAAGAGGAGAAGGCAATGGCCGAGATCAAGGATCCCGAAAACACCGTCATTCTGGAAACCACCAAGGGCAAGGTTGTCATACAACTGCTGCCGCAGGTCGCCCCGGAGCACGTCGCCCGCATCAAGGAACTCGCCCGCGAGAAGGCCTATGACGGCGTCGTCTTCCACCGCGTCATTCAGGATTTCATGGCTCAGACGGGCGATGTCGAATATGGCAAGAAGGGTTCGGAAACCTTCAATCCTGGCCGCGCCGGCATGGGCGGCTCCGCCAAGCCGGATCTGAAGGCTGAATTCTCCGCCACCCCGCACGTTCGCGGCACCTGCTCGATGGCGCGTTCGCAGAACCCGAACTCAGCCAACTCGCAGTTCTTCATCTGCTTCACCGACGCTCCCTGGCTGAACAAGCAGTATTCGGTATGGGGACAGGTGATCGAAGGCATGGACAACGTCGACAAGATCAAGCGTGGCGAGCCGGTCTCCGATCCGGACTCGATCGTCTCCATGCGGGTTGCCGCCGACGTCTGATTGTGATTTCTGCTGAAACCCGCCCTTGCGCGAGAGCGCGGGCGGGTTTCGCTTTGCCTGAAAGTACACTTATGCGCGTTGACCTTTTCGACTTCGATCTGCCCGAGGAGCGCATCGCCTTGCGGCCCGCCGAGCCGCGCGACAGCGCTCGTCTGCTCGTCGTTGATGCAAAAGCGGCAAGCGCGCTGTCGGATCATCGCGTTTCGGATCTGCCATCGTTCTTGCGGCCCGGAGACGCGCTCGTTTTCAACGACACGAAGGTCATTCCCGCCCAACTCGAGGGCATCCGCCATCGCGACGGCGCCGGCGGGCAGCAGGTCTCGGCAACGCTGCACATGCGCGTCGGCCCCAGCCGCTGGAAAGCCTTCGCCAAACCGGGCAAGCGCATCAAGGAGGGCGATCGTATCGCCTTCGGCCACAGCGGCGAAAGCTGCATGATCGGCTCGCTCGATGCGACGGTGGAGGAAAAGGGCGAAGCAGGCGAAGTGATGCTCGCCTTCGATCTTTCCGGTCCGGCCCTCGACGAGGCGATCGCCGCCGTCGGCCATATTCCGCTGCCGCCCTATATCGCCGCCAAGCGCCCCGAGGACGAGCGCGACCGGGCCGACTACCAGACGATCTATGCCCGCGAGGAGGGCGCCGTCGCAGCCCCCACCGCCGGCCTGCATTTCACGCCCGGCCTGTTCGAGGCCCTCGACAAGGCCGGCATCGAACGCCATTTCGTCACGCTGCATGTCGGCGCCGGCACTTTCCTGCCTGTTAAGGCTGATGATACCGACCATCACAAGATGCATCTCGAAAGCGGCTATGTCAGCGCCGACGTCGCATCGCGGCTGAATGCCGTGCGGGAAAGAGGCGGGCGCATCGTCTGTGTCGGCACGACCTCGTTGCGGCTGATCGAGAGCGCCGCCGAGCAGAGTGGAGAGATCAAGCCTTGGGCAGGCGCCACGGGCATCTTCATAACGCCCGGTTACCGCTTCAAGGCAGTCGACATGCTGATGACCAATTTCCACCTGCCGCGCTCGACGCTGTTCATGCTGGTTTCGGCCTTCGCCGGCTTCGAGACCATGCATGCGGCTTATGAACACGCCATTTCCACGGGCTACCGCTTCTACTCCTACGGCGACGCGAGCCTTCTTTTCCGGATAGATTAGATGACAAAGAACTTCCAATTCACGCTTGAGAAGACCGATGCCGGCGCCCGTCTCGGTGAGATTTCCATGCCGCGCGGCACGATCCGCACGCCCGCCTTCATGCCGGTCGGCACGGTCGGAACCGTCAAGGCCATGTATCTCGATCAGGTGCGCGAAACCGGCGCCGACATCATCCTCGGCAACACCTATCACCTGATGCTGCGCCCGACGGCCGAGCGTGTCGCCCGCCTTGGAGGCCTGCACAAGCTGATCCGCTGGGAACACCCGATCCTGACCGACTCCGGCGGTTTCCAGGTCATGTCGCTGTCCGGCCTGCGCAAGCTCGACGAGCAGGGCGTCACCTTCAAGTCGCATGTCGACGGCAGCCTGCATCATATGTCGCCGGAGCGCTCGATCGAGATCCAGGGGCTGCTCGGCTCCGACATCCAGATGCAGCTCGACGAATGCGTGGCGCTGCCGGCCGAGCCGAGGGAGATCGAGCGAGCCATGGAAATGTCGCTGCGCTGGGCGGAGCGCTGCAAGGTCGCCTTCGGCGAGCAGCCCGGCAAGGCGATGTTCGGCATCGTTCAGGGCGGCGATATCCCGGCCCTGCGTATCCGTTCGGCCGAGGAGCTGACCAAGCTCGACCTCAAGGGCTATGCCGTCGGCGGTCTTGCGGTCGGCGAGCCGCAGGACGTGATGCTGAATATGCTGAAAGAGACGCTTCCCGTGCTGCCTGTGGAAAAGCCGCGTTACCTCATGGGCGTCGGCACGCCGGACGATATCCTCAAATCCGTGGCCCGCGGCATCGATATGTTCGACTGCGTCATGCCGACCCGCTCCGGCCGCCATGGCCTGGCCTTCACCCGCCGCGGTAAGGTCAATATCCGCAATGCCCGCCATGCTGAAGATATGCGCCCGCTCGACGAACGGTCGAACTGTCCGGCCTCGCGCGATTATTCGCGCGCCTACCTGCATCACCTCGTCCGCGCCAACGAAGCCCTGGGCGGCATGCTGCTCTCCTGGCACAATCTCGCCTATTACCAGGAACTGATGCAGGGCATACGCAAGGCGATCGCCGAGGGCCGCTTCGCCGATTTCACGGCCGAAACAATGGAGGAATGGGCGAGGGGCGATCTTGACCCTGTCTGATCGGCCGCGCTGTCATACCGTGCCAGACGCGCAAAGGACGCTGTAACACTTTGAATGAACGCATCGGCCCGATGCGCTAGCATCTTGCTGCGGCTTTTCGCCCGGGTGATTCGTCAGCGAGCGGCTGTACAACTCCCGACATCAGCCGGCTTGACGCGGCCAGCTTGAAGATCGCTCCACTGCGGTATTGACGGGTCAGGGCCGCCGATCGATGCCTCAAACGTCGCGCGGTCCACCTTGATAAGCCGTCCGCTCGACGTAATGCCGACCATTTCTTTCTTGTTGACGTAAGCCAAGCTGGCATTCAGCCGGCAGAAAAACCGCTTGCTGCCGTTGGAAACGACCCAGCCGTATCCACCAGCCTTTCCCTTGGTCAGTTTCCGACGGCGAAATTTTGCTGTGCAAGTCTTGAGAAGGATTCCGCCTGCGCAACACCCGGTCTGGCGGCAAAGCCGATCATGAGGGCTGCGAGGAACCGCTTGAATGAAATAGGCATTGAGTATCACCCCGACAGAAAGACATGAATTCTGTATGTTCCGGCGGTGTTGAACAAAACCTTAGTCTGCAAAGAGCTAGATGTCCTTGCTGTCGGATCCGGCATGATCTCACGTTGATCCTGTAGCTGCCCTCCGGCCGGCGCGTGACCCCGATAAATGGCGCTCCGGTCCTTATGTCGCGGCCTGAAATCAGCGCCTCATTACCGAGCCATTATCGGACGAGCGCTGCGGCCGAAGGCGCAGTTGCCGGGATGATAGACTAGCTCGTGTTCATGGCACGATGGAGGAATGGCCGAGGGGCGATCTGGACCGGGTTATAGCCTAACCCACCGATTGCGGGGCCGTAGAAGGTGGATTCGGCGAAACCATCATTTTGAGCTTCTTGCGCACGGGCTCGTCGAAGCAAACGGTGGCGATGCCAGCCACAATGAAAATTGCCATGACGACGACCATCCCGGCTGCTGGAGAGGCAGGAAGGTCGAAGCCCCTCCGCCGCAGCGAATCCAGCAGGCTGAAGATAGGCCCATGCAGAATATAGATCGGATAGGAAAGCCTTCCCAGCCAGCGGAATATCATTTCGATGAAGCCCGTCTGCGTCGTGCGCATTGCAACCCAAACGATTGCCGGGAAAATAACAAGGCATATGAAGAGATCGAAATACGGGAATCCGAGGAATGCGCTGGCCGGAATGTTTGTGATCAGAATCAAACAACCACAGACAAGGAGGCCGGTCATGTTGCCATTGGCAGCAGTCGGTTTCCCGACATTATGTAGCCTGCAGAGGCAGATCCCGAGCGAGAACGAGAACAGCACTCGCGAAAAGCCAAATCCTAAGTAGCCTGGCTGGTGGCCAATATCGAAATTGCCTCCGATCGATGCTCCATATGTGGTGATGCAGGCAGCCCCCAAGACGATGGTAAGCACGGTTCTGAACGATAGTCTGATCAGAACAAGGGCGAACAGCAATCCGGCCCAGAGCTCGAAGAAGAGCGACCAGCTAGGCCCGTTCAAAGGGAACGGCCCTTCTGGATTTGGGTTTGGGATGAACAGGAGCGCCCTCGGAAGAAGGCCTGCCAGCGGCTCCAGGCCGAATTGAAGCGCATAACTGAGAAGGCCAATCGGAAGCGAAAGAAGATAGAGCGGATAAAGCCGAATGATGCGCTGCAGGAGAAATCCTGCAGGCGAAATCTCTCCCGCCAACAATGGCTTTTCGTATGAATTTGCGAGAACGACGCCGCTCAGAAGAAAGAAGAAGTCTACGCCTAGATAGCTGATATTTGCCGGCAGCGGGCCAAGGGTGCCACCCGTATGCAGGAACATGACCATGATCGCTGCAATTCCCCGCAACGCTTCAAGAGCTGTGAAAAATTGCTTGCCAGTGTTCACGGTAACGACCCTCCGGTGGCTCTTATTACCTTGGGAGGATTTCGAAATTGTTAGCGCAACGTCGCCGTGTAACCGGCCGGCTTCTGACGGCGACACACCGCGTCAGATACCCTTGCTGTCCGCATCGGGCATGATCTGTACGCCGTTGATCCTGTAGGTGCCGTCCGGCTGGCGCGTGATCTGGTAGATCGCCGTCCAGTCCTTGCCGTCGCGGCCAGATATCAGCACCTCGTGATAGATCAGCGCGCCATTGTCGATCGACTGGCTGCGGCCGAAGGCATAATTGCCGGGATGATAGACCGGTTCGTAGCTCTTCTTCACCATGGCGAAGAACAGGTTCTTGTCGGGATACATGGCCTTGATGCCGGGGGCGGCGAAGGAATAGGCTGTTTCAGCATCGTCTTTAAGGAAGGCCTTGATCTG is part of the Rhizobium bangladeshense genome and encodes:
- a CDS encoding peptidylprolyl isomerase encodes the protein MAEIKDPENTVILETTKGKVVIQLLPQVAPEHVARIKELAREKAYDGVVFHRVIQDFMAQTGDVEYGKKGSETFNPGRAGMGGSAKPDLKAEFSATPHVRGTCSMARSQNPNSANSQFFICFTDAPWLNKQYSVWGQVIEGMDNVDKIKRGEPVSDPDSIVSMRVAADV
- the coaD gene encoding pantetheine-phosphate adenylyltransferase; translated protein: MTTAFYPGSFDPITNGHVDVLVQALNVAEEVIVAIGIHPGKAPLFSFEERAELIRLSLAEALPGKSGNITVVAFDNLVVDAARAHGATLLIRGLRDGTDLDYEMQMAGMNRTMAPDIQTIFLPAGTASRPITATLVRQIAAMGGDVSAFVPAAVLQALKSKRKA
- a CDS encoding acyltransferase family protein, with the protein product MNTGKQFFTALEALRGIAAIMVMFLHTGGTLGPLPANISYLGVDFFFLLSGVVLANSYEKPLLAGEISPAGFLLQRIIRLYPLYLLSLPIGLLSYALQFGLEPLAGLLPRALLFIPNPNPEGPFPLNGPSWSLFFELWAGLLFALVLIRLSFRTVLTIVLGAACITTYGASIGGNFDIGHQPGYLGFGFSRVLFSFSLGICLCRLHNVGKPTAANGNMTGLLVCGCLILITNIPASAFLGFPYFDLFICLVIFPAIVWVAMRTTQTGFIEMIFRWLGRLSYPIYILHGPIFSLLDSLRRRGFDLPASPAAGMVVVMAIFIVAGIATVCFDEPVRKKLKMMVSPNPPSTAPQSVG
- the queA gene encoding tRNA preQ1(34) S-adenosylmethionine ribosyltransferase-isomerase QueA; this translates as MRVDLFDFDLPEERIALRPAEPRDSARLLVVDAKAASALSDHRVSDLPSFLRPGDALVFNDTKVIPAQLEGIRHRDGAGGQQVSATLHMRVGPSRWKAFAKPGKRIKEGDRIAFGHSGESCMIGSLDATVEEKGEAGEVMLAFDLSGPALDEAIAAVGHIPLPPYIAAKRPEDERDRADYQTIYAREEGAVAAPTAGLHFTPGLFEALDKAGIERHFVTLHVGAGTFLPVKADDTDHHKMHLESGYVSADVASRLNAVRERGGRIVCVGTTSLRLIESAAEQSGEIKPWAGATGIFITPGYRFKAVDMLMTNFHLPRSTLFMLVSAFAGFETMHAAYEHAISTGYRFYSYGDASLLFRID
- the gyrA gene encoding DNA gyrase subunit A, with protein sequence MTEQTPPGGGKLPPGIEPISIMEEMQRSYLDYAMSVIVSRALPDVRDGLKPVHRRILYGMSELGIDWNKKYVKCARVTGDVMGKYHPHGNAAIYDALARMAQPWSLRLPLIDGQGNFGSVDGDPPAAERYTECRLEKAAHSLLDDLDKETVDFRDNYDGTLSEPVVVPAKFPNLLVNGAGGIAVGMATNIPPHNLSEVIDGCIALINDPAIELPELMQIIPGPDFPTGAKILGRAGIRSAYETGRGSVIMRGVATIEPMRGDREQIIITEIPYQVNKATMIEKMAELVREKRVEGISDLRDESDRQGYRVVIELKRDANAEVILNQLYRYTPLQTSFGCNMVALNGGKPEQLTLLDMLRAFVSFREDVVSRRTKFLLRKARERAHVLVGLAIAVANIDEVIRVIRQAPDPQSAREELMTRRWPAEDVESLIRLIDDPRHRINEDLTYNLSEEQARAILELRLARLTALGRDEIGDELNKIGEEIRDYLDILSSRVRIQTIVKEELGAVRDEFGTPRRTEIVDGGLEMDDEDLIAREDMVVTVSHLGYIKRVPLATYRAQRRGGKGRSGMTTRDEDFVSRLFVVNTHTPVLFFSSRGIVYKEKVWRLPIGTPQSRGKALINMLPLEPGERITTILPLPEDEASWDNLDVMFSTTRGTVRRNKLSDFVQVNRNGKIAMKLEEEGDEILSVETCTDRDDVLLTTALGQCIRFSVDDVRVFAGRNSIGVRGINLGEGDRIISMTIVGHVDAEPWERAAYLKRSAAERRAIGVDEEDIALVGEEVTEEGQLSDERYEELKAREQFVLTVSEKGFGKRSSSYDFRISGRGGKGIRATDTSKTGEIGELVAAFPVDDGDQIMLVSDGGQLIRVPVGGIRIASRATKGVTIFSTAKDEKVVSVERISEPEEDDTEEAVDAAESAAGTDETPVVDGDPGGSAEE
- a CDS encoding peptidylprolyl isomerase translates to MKLFYLAFAGVLYLASFAGDALAQSADHYLTIQLKNGPVVIQLMPDVAPKHVDQIEALAKKGEYDNVAFHRVIDGFMAQTGDVKYGNMEKGFDASLAGTGSSDLPDIPAEFSKTPFVRGTVGMARSQDPNSANSQFFIMFADGSFLNGQYTVVGKVVSGMENVDKIKRGEGQNGEVKNPDRMIKVTLGKK
- a CDS encoding DUF4864 domain-containing protein, which encodes MRAFFAVFILCAASLLCTVSARADDPIDTTRTMIEEQIKAFLKDDAETAYSFAAPGIKAMYPDKNLFFAMVKKSYEPVYHPGNYAFGRSQSIDNGALIYHEVLISGRDGKDWTAIYQITRQPDGTYRINGVQIMPDADSKGI
- the tgt gene encoding tRNA guanosine(34) transglycosylase Tgt, coding for MTKNFQFTLEKTDAGARLGEISMPRGTIRTPAFMPVGTVGTVKAMYLDQVRETGADIILGNTYHLMLRPTAERVARLGGLHKLIRWEHPILTDSGGFQVMSLSGLRKLDEQGVTFKSHVDGSLHHMSPERSIEIQGLLGSDIQMQLDECVALPAEPREIERAMEMSLRWAERCKVAFGEQPGKAMFGIVQGGDIPALRIRSAEELTKLDLKGYAVGGLAVGEPQDVMLNMLKETLPVLPVEKPRYLMGVGTPDDILKSVARGIDMFDCVMPTRSGRHGLAFTRRGKVNIRNARHAEDMRPLDERSNCPASRDYSRAYLHHLVRANEALGGMLLSWHNLAYYQELMQGIRKAIAEGRFADFTAETMEEWARGDLDPV